GCAATTCATGGCCAGCAGGAGGTGAAGACGACCCGCAACATACCTATTAACCATCAAATAGAAAGGAGAAAGCCTGAAGACATACCTCacccaaatcaataaagagTAATTAACTATCAacgaccaagatgagaagattaTATTGGCAACCATTCTAGGAATGGTATGGTCCCGAAGTCCATTTATGGCAGAGCTTGCATGATGGACTCCGTCTTCATTTAGATAATTCATAGATAAGGCTGATGATTTCGTCAATGCTAAAGACACACTACAAGCCTCAATCGCACCATGGAAAGCAGAGATGAAAGAAGAAGATATGGACCTTCAAAGGTCAAGTAGTCAAAGAATCTTCGAGAAGATTAGTTGAAACGATAATGATAAAAGACGAGAAAGATGAGTGCCACTGAGGGTACATATCCCAAGGACCTTTCACAACAACTTGAATGTATAGTCAGAAGACAGGTCGACAGATCAAACAAAAGGCGGTAGAGCGAAGAAAGGATGACGCTTCTGTACCTACCACCAAAATGATACCCGCTGGACGGAGGACTACTTTACACTAAAGAAGCGAGTTGAGGAGTTATAGGGAAAAGGCAAATTGGAGCACTTGGCATGAAACACGTGAAGCCTGAAGAACAGAAGCCTGGGAGAAGAATATAGCAAGATTAGGATTATCGGCAAAGCAAAAGTTCGAGGAGGAGAAGATCAGCAAGATACGTACCTCAACGAGGATGCCCCTCGTCAAAATTCGAACCTCAACGAGGCACCCCTAGGCAAAATACGTACTATAGCAGGAGCATTTGTCGAGGGAGGAACTTTTGTGTATAGTAGAAAAGCACATGCCCACAGAGCTAGGAAGTATACGCAACATATAGACCACCCAAACAACCAAGGTGAAGGAGCACGGAGAACATCTCTTTCAGGGAAGGTGATTGCGATGAGGTATTGTACCCACATGATGATGCATTGGTGGTAACACTGTTGGATGCCAACTACATTACCAGGAAGATTTTGATCGACAATGGAAGCATAGTCGATATCCTCATTTGGGACGCTTTCATCAAGATGGGCATTGATCCCAGCAAACTACAGTCGTTGCCCACACCACTAAAGGGATTCTCTGGAGATGTAGTACATCCCCTGAGTACAATAACTTTACAGGTCACAACCGAAAAGGGATTCCAGACCACCATCGCTATAACCGACTTCCTGATAGTCAAGGTCCTTTCATCCTACAACGCCATATTAGGGTGCCCATTCTTGAACAACCTTAGAGCAGTCAGCTCTACCTaccatttaaaaatgaaattccaAACAGAGACAGGAATAAGAGAAGTTCGAGGCGAGTAGACTCTGGCGTGAGAGTGTTATATGCAACAGTTTAGGTAGGGAGGAGCAAACATTTGTATCACCGACAACTAGGGTCAAGACAATGTCCCACCCCCACCACCGGTCCCTCTCGATCGGGGCATTGAAGTGAGGAAGGAGGAAAATTTGCAGCAAGTAAAAGCCAATGAGTCGTTAGAACTAGTAATACTTCACCTTAAACGACTAGAAACCACAACATGGGTTGAGACCAAACTCCGGTCTGAGGTAAAAAAGGCATTGAAACAATTGCTGATCGAACATAGAGAAATGTTTGCATGGAGCCATGAGGACATGCCAGGGATAGACAACGAGATCATCGAGCATTACCTTTGTGTTACCCTGCCATTAAGAAAGTCTACCAGAATAAGAGGTCATTTAGCACAGAAAAATATGCAACCATAGCGAATAAGTCGAGCGATTACTCGCCCCAAGGTTCATTAGGGAAGCCCACTATCTCAAGTGGTTATCCAATGTTGTGCTAGTAAAAAGTCCATTGAaaaatggagaatgtgtgtaGACTTCACCAACCTCAACAAGGTGTGCCTAAAGGACAGTTTCTCATTGCCACGAATCGAAATAACCATTCATAAGACGAGGAGAAGACCTCATTCCGGATGAACCGAATGCTGAACTTAATGGGCACCTACTCAAGATACAATCAGATCTAGATGAACCAGGCAGATGAGGAGAAGACCTTGTTCGTAACATACCGAGGACTGTATTGCTACCAAGTCATGCCTTTCGGCTTCAGAAACGTAGGGGTAACATACCAGAGGCTTGTGTATCGAATGTTCAAGAAACAGATTGTGCAAAATAAGGAAGTTTACATCGACGACTTATTAGTTAAAAGCAAAGAACCGTCCCAACACTTGGAAGATTTGAAGGAAGCCTTCACCATGCTACACCAGTACAAAATAAAACTGAACTCGGTAAAGTGAACTTTTGGCATCAATTCGGGAAAATTTTTGGGCTTCAAAGTATCTAAAAGGAGAATAGAAACCAACACAGAGAAAATGAAGGCAATCATGGAGAAACCCAGAGGATGATGGCAGAGTGGTAGTATTGAACAGATTCGTGTCTAGGTCCATAGACAATTGCTTACCTTTTTTTAGGGTCCTATGCAAAGTACACTCGTGGAATGACGACTGTGATAGGGCGTTCCAAGCACTAAAGTAGTGCTTATCCAACCTGAGTAAGGAGACACGCTCTACATATAACTGGCGGTTGTTCCCCACGCCATGTAGACGACACTGGTCAAAGAGGAAGGATCGGTTCAGAAGATGGTATATTGCACAAGTCACATGCTACGCGAAATAGAGTTGAGATACTTGCGGATAGAGATGTTAACCTTCGTGCTGGTGACAGCAGCTAGCCAGTTGCGACTATATTTTCAAGCTCACCCTATTAAGGTCCTAACAAAAGCTCCTCTAAAGAAGATACTATAGAACCAGATGCCTCCGGACGCCTAGTAGGCTGGTTGATTGAATTGAGTAAGTTCGACATCGACTACCTTATGAGGCATGCAATAAAGAGGCAAACCCTAGCAAAATTTATCGCTGAATTTACTGACTTTCTTGAAGAAGCAGTGACCACTCCAACATGAAAGCCCTAGCAAGTCATCGTCGACGATTCATCCCACCGCACTTGTGGGGGAGTAGGGGTATACAAAATAAGTGACTCTGTACATGAGCACATGTACATGGAGAAACTCGTCTTCAAAACCATAAACAATGAAACCGAGTATAAAGCACTAGTAGCAAGACTTTCAATAGTGGAGGCACTGGGAGCTACCGAGATCGAGGTAAAGGATGACTCCCAAATAGTCGTTAATAAGGTATTGGGCATGAACGcagaaaaaggtgaaaatttgaaaaagtacttGCAATTGACATGGGAGAAGAGTGATCAGTTTCACCATTTCAGTATTGAACAAACATCGTGGGAAAGTAACAGCATAGCCGACAAACTAGCACGAACAATCTCTATAATAGAGGAATCTGCCTTGTAATGGGAGGTTGAAAGCAGGGTGATAGAAGTCCTCATTGTTGTGACTGAGGTCGTCAGGATGGGACTAGGAGAACTAAAGTGGGCCCGATAAGTGACGAGATGCATAGATACGGGAGAACtcccaattgaaaaagaggAAGCAAGGAAAATCCAAAGAAGAGCTACATGGTTCACCCAAATCGATAGAATTCTCTACAAACGGGATTTCTTGACCCCTTACTAAAGGTGTGTCTCCTCGCAAAAAGCCCAATACATCATAGCAGAAATACATGAAGAAGTGTGTGGGAACCATTTCGGGTGAAGAACTTTGGCGAGGAAAGTCATGAGGGTGGGCTACTATTGGCCCACGCCCTCAGGGATGCGAAGAAGTTCATCAAGAAATGCGTGAAGTGCCAAGTGTTTGCCTTAGTATCACACTACCCACCAGAGGAGCTGACCTCCATAATGTCCCCGTAGCCATTCACACAATGGGGGTGGACCTAATAGGGCCCCTCACATCAGGGAAATGAGGGGTAAGATTCATGGTCGTCGTCGTAGACTACTTCACCAAATGGGCAGAACCAAAAACCCTGGCAATGATCACAACAAGAAACATTACCAAGTTCCTACGGAAAACTGTTGTATGCAAATTTGGGATTCCCCCAGGGCATCATCTCGAACAATGGATGGCAATTCAACTCGAACAATTACCAAGAATGGTGTATAGAGCTGGGAATTCGCTTCAAATACTCCTCCCCATGACATCTCCAAGCCAATGGGCAAGTAGAAGCGATTAACAAATCCCTACATAGGATGCTAAAGAATAAGCTTATAGATAGGAAACGAGATTGGGTGGAAGAACACCCAAGAGTCCTATGGGCATATAGAACCATTATCAAAACCCCGACAAGGGAAACCCCATTTTCTTTGGCATATGGAAGCGAGATTGTGGCTCTGGTAAAGATGGGATTATCAAGTTATTGCATCCAACATTTCGATCGAGAGTAGAATGACAGTGCATTTGAGGAACACCTCAACCTGCTAGACAAGCATCAAGATGAAGCTGAAGCTCAAGTGGCAAACTAAGCGATACTTCAACCGGAGAGTCAAGCCCAAGACCTTCAAGGTAGGCGACTTGCTCTTAAGAGAAACTGGAATAACCACACAAGAAGAAGTGAAACTTGGTCCCCATTGGGATGGACCATACATCATGATCGCCAACCAACGACCCGGCTTGTACTGCTTAAGAGACATTCAAGGAAATGAACTGTCGCACCCATGGAACGTTGAGCATCTAAAGAAGTATTACCCTTTACAATGAAGAACAATGAATAAAGTTTACTATTTCCTCTTGCACATCTCTTCGCCTAAAGCTTGTCGCCCACTAATATCGAGTCCTCAGACTCGCTGTGGATGAACAATAGGGCGTGCAAGTTCTCAGACTTGGTATGGATGAACAATAGGGCGCGCAAGTCCTTAGATTATGCGACGCTTGACCACTAATGCCGAGTTCTCAGACTCGTGGTGGATGAACAATAAGGCATACAAGTCCTCAGATTGCACGACCCTTGACCACTAATGTCGAGTTCTCAGACTCACTGTGGATGAACAATAGGTTGCACAAGTCCTTAGGCTGCGTGACCATCGACCACTAATGTCGAGTCTTCAGACTCGCTGTGGATGAACAATAAGGCATGAGTCCTCAGACTGTGCGACCCTCGACCACTAATGTTAAGTCTTCAGGCTCGCTATGGGTCAACAAAAGGGCATGCAAGTCCTTATATTGCGCAACCTTTGTCGTACCAATGCCCAAAAACATGTTAGAACTGCCGGTCAACTAAAACACACAACGTACAAAACAAAATGACTAAAGACTTATCACAATTAATTAACATAAGGAAATGTGTCCATTTACTTAAAGCATTAGTCCATACAAAGGTGGCTAGCACAGCCAAGAAAAAAActacaaacaaaaatgattgcAATCAAAAGAGAAGGTGCCTAGTTCAAGTGGGAGGTGTTGGTGCTTATCACGAGCTTTAACCATCTTATCAAGTTGAAGCATAAAGTCTATTAGTTCACTCTACCTCTTGTCCATGGCATCGTGGTTTCTCTTCATCACAGCATGACGGCTCGGCAACTCCTCCAACTCTCCCCTATTTTGATCTAGGTCGGGTGTTAGGCGTCGACGCGCCTCAACAACATTCGTCACAACCTCGGTTAGCTCATTGCAGCGCTTCCTCGCCTCCTCCAACTCCCTCTCGAAGCAAGACAGTTGTTTCTGCTTCGAAGCTCGTTCTTCTTGGAGCACCCTTAGCTTGAAATGAGTGGGAGCAGCTTCCTTCCTCGCCCGATCAAGCTCTTCGCTGAGGATAACTCCATCTTCACGTAAACCAGCCAGGTCAACCTCTAGCGACCAAATTTATCCGTCGGCTTGGTCAAGGACTACCTCCAGTTTAGCCTTCTCAGTCTCTAGGCACGCAGCCTCCTTTTGCACCCACAAGGTGAACATGTGTCTAGCCTTGACTTCATATTCCAGGTCGAACATCTCATCAACGATCTAGGCCGCCAACTGGTCCACGTCCTACCAAAACCACATACATGTAAGGATCTGagcccaaaaagaaaaacaagggcCAAACTTGACAAACGACTTACTAAGGAAAAGAAACCTTTTAGCTAGGACGCCATGGCACGAACGAAGTCCTCTCTCTACGTGGGCCTTACCACGTTGGGGCCCGAGATGGACCAATGTCCTCTTTAACTCAAGGAAAAGGCCCTAGGACATGAAAAGACTCTAGGAGGTAAGAGCTGGGATCACCCTCGTGGGCCCCCACCCTTGCCTCGACAGTAGGTGGAGATGAACCAAAGATGAACCTATTGTGGTAAAGTCAATGGGCGGCAATTACACTACAACCTGCCCCTCGGCACGAAGGGAATCCATCACGCCGCCATCTGCCCGAACAGGGAAGGACGAGACCCCCTTAGTAATAGGGATGAATAAGGTCCCTCATCTCCCCCCCAAAGAGGCACTAAAGTGCGAGGAGGGAATTGAAACCCGACCCCCGCTCAATTCCGAGTTGTGGGGAAGCATTGGGGTTTTAGCACTAGATATAGTTTAGGGAAGGGAGCCCGGAGTAGGCTCCCCTTCCCATGCCTCTCGTTGAGAGCCAAGATAGACTTGAGGCTCATTAGTCGGGACTCTGGTCTTGACTCCTCTAATCGAGGTCACATCAAGGTGGCTGGCAGCAAAATCCAGGAGGCCACAAGTAAAAGCAGAGGCTATGTCCGCATCCTTTTCATCGACCAACTCCCAATCGATTGGCAGGGTAGACGGTAAAACGAAGTTAAGCGATTGAAGGGAGTCGAGTCCAAACAAATGGAACTCAAAGTCGAGGGCAGTGGCCATATCCGAGAGGGCTTGCCCTATCAAATCGCCCAGACCATCAGAGTCTAGGGAGCCTTCTTGGACAGGAGACTCATGGGACCGAGACTCAAGCGTCCCTTCAGCCTCACGGTGGGACGTTTCCCTTCCTTCTCCAATGGGGTCGTGGCAGGCCTATTCTTGCCTTGAGAATCCTCAGGCTCCTTCAGCAAGGGTGCCCACTAATGCGAGAGTGATCAAGCATCACCAAGAACTTGTCGATGTGGGCCTTTGTCAGCATGGCCTCTGTTCAAACAGATTCATGGTTGTGCTCGACCCAGGAGTAGACTCTCTCCACACGAGCTTGCTCCCATTGAGAGAGGGTAACAACTATGGTTTTGTCATCGGGAACTTTTTGTAACCTGGCGCAAACTAGGAATTCAGCCTTATCAGCCTCCCTACTAGGGAATTCCCATCCTTGCCCAGAAACTTGGAATTCAAGTGATGACTTTCAAATCGAGCAGGATGATATCGAGGGCAGGAGCGAAAATGGAAATATTACCTTTCAAAGTCTTGATCGTGTGGGTACCCAAGAACTCACAGGCGGTCAAGTCGGGATACCCCTTTCCGGCGGGCTCCAAAACCATCattcatgcaacacaacaaCAAATGAGGGTTCTCCAGGCATTAGAGTGAAGTTAGGCCACTGCCAGCTTCAAATAATCGACAATGTCACGCACCGGACAATAGAAAATAAGTTGTAACCCATGAGAAAGGGAATAGACCATGAGGGCCACTTTTTCAGCAAAAACCTCTTTGTCGACAACCCCCTAAGGGGGAACCTCAAGAATCACAGAGTCTGGGGTTCTATACGAATCCCTCAGCTTTCGAAAATCAGCCTTAGTCAGGCTTGACAACCACTCGTAGCCCTCATAATAAGGCACATTTCAAGCAAAGGAGGACTCTAAGGGAGGAGATCCTCTAGAAGAAGGGTGAGAAGAACTTTGACGAGCCATGGAGACAAATAGGGGATcctagagaaaagaaaatgagttttGAAGAAAAGCATAGGCAATAAAGAAGGGGAATATGCGAGAGTGAAAGAGGTAACGAGAAAGATGAGAGGGACTACCTATAACCAAGGGTGCAACGCTTGAAATGCCCCAGGAAGAATACGAGCAATCTTACAACACAATCACTGTGTGCAAGTCCCATGATATGGTGATGTGACAAAGAGCAGACGCAAGGATGTCGCACTCCCCTTTGGCACATAAGCACCACGAATGACCAATCGCAATGAATGACGCGACAGGCAAGAACTATTCGTAATCTTTAAATTACCACCACACTGACATGACAAGAATTTACAGGATAATTGGAGAgtcattttaatttctattagaCGAGCCCAATGGTATAGAGTAAGAGGCTTGTCTAATGGGCCCAACAGGTTAGAAGCTTGCGGGTACACCATATATTCGTTATCACAGGATCATACTGCCCCTAACAGGATTATCATGGTAACTAAAACTGATAGAAGATATTTACCCCTAAGGAAACGACTCGATCTTTGAGATGTTTATCATCGATATGTTAACCAGTTCCTTCTACAATCATATCCAAGATTTGGGAATCTAGCAATCAGGATTCCAAGAATTGGGAGAGAATAAATTGTCCTTATCAGCAGCACTCCACCTGTAtctctaacttaggcattaGAGGTATGCCAGGCATACCAGGCCacctttttttccttgttgCAAGTTAACGGCCGCGATCGGTTGGCAATGAAACACATCCACAATCAGAAGCTTAATTATTTGAGACATCCAACACATCAATCTCATTAAACTAGCTAACATAAAAATAGTAGtgttcttgctttttttttttttttttttttaagaactaTAATGAATCTCACAACAAGTGGTGTGCTTAGACATCAACACGTAAAAGTACAGAACTCCTACAATTATTAGCGAACTAAATACATTCATcttgttatttaaatatatttattccttTAAGTGTGTGTAGTATTCTTGTAACTAATAACTTGCCATGATAAGTGTATTTGAAACAGCTAcctttatctataaaataaatcaactttTTCCTTTGTAATTTATCTtagattctaaaaaaaaaaaagatatagcaACCACTGGATTGCTTAAAAATCACTAACAACAAACGATAGGGCAGGGAGGTAGTGGCAAGTTTACTGCAATATCTTTACACCTGTACTGGACCCAACAGCAAAAACCAGAACTGCCTAGAAACCAAACAAAACCCAAGAACCAAACCAGAAAGAAAGTACATAAAGGATGTCTAGTGAGACGTCATTGTAGCTTAATTGATAGAGCAAAAACAAGTTAGCATGCAAACGATGAGGTTAATTTGTGATCCGATTCTGAAGCAACAACTAACTTAGATTGCTTAGAGTactttgttttgggttttatttatttatttatgcagCTAAGGGTCAGCCATATTAGAAATTAATCGTTTCTTGCCCTTGTCTCACGGCTCCTATCTGGCTAGTTGCCATCTTTTCTTCTTAGCCAACTATATAATGCAATATTTAAGTACTGTTACTATCTTATTCAagtcaattaatatatatatatatatatatatatacacacacacactacgTCATTGCAgcctattattatattatttattatattataatgacCCAGTCCGAAAGTTGACATGCACTCTCCTTTGAATTTTGATTAATTCCCAACACTCTTAGTATCGTATCTAAGCAAGTATATCGTTTTCAAAGATGCAAAACGTTATGAAACAAGAAAGAGTTACCTGATTTAAGAGCACTAGAGAGACAACCAGTTTCTTGACTCGTATTGTTCTTGAACCCACAAAAAAAGCCTTGTTCTTCACATTTTCCACAATCAGGTAAACTCCATGTTAGTTGAAGATCTTCATTGAGGTCTGCAGAGAATCCATCATAAAAAAGATCTTGCTCCGTTACCGGAACTTGCAACGTAGTAAGGATCTTGCATGTCGGAGACGGCGAATTTGCAAGAGTACTCAAGGATGGAGTAGCAAAAAAGGAAGTTGTGGAATTGCTAAGGCAATCCATGGCAATGAAACCAggctttgtggaatgagatggGCAGCTGAAAAATGTGTACTCATGAGAAAATGCAGGAACAAAAGGGGAGCCGGAAAGATTGAATTGCAGAAGCCGTCGAGGAAGGCAATTATCAGGGTCGTATAGTTTTATCATCTGCATCTCATAATCAATCATCCGCACAAAGAAATCTCCAGAATAAGGGAGTCTTAGAACCGTTTTACCCTGAGTGTTGCAGCCCAAGTTGAAACCAGGATAACCACATGAGTTGTTTTGGCCTTCCTGGTACTGATCTTCATGACGTAGTTGGAAGGGAAATCGAATAGGGATGCTTTTTCTGCCACACATGTTGGAGAGCAGGCAAGGCTGTTTAGCTTGTATAATGggtaggaggaagaggaggagaaagagGTGATCTTCTACTGTAAACATGATTTAGAAAGGACTGAATCCAGAGGTACTGGACATGCAGGCTTAATTAGCATATTATTATAgccattatattatatatatatatatatatatatatttatagcttCATTTTCCAACTAAGATAAATTACTAAATAATTCTAAAGTCAATGTTTATGCAACAGTTCTTTATTAATTAACTTTTCTAACTTCgttttgaataaataatattggtAAAAGCCATTATTCTAAAGCAAGGAACCTTTCAGTACCGGTATAGATGCTACGGGTGACCGCATACAATTGAAATagtttatatttgttttgcaaAGTAATTTCTAATGGTCAAGATTTGTTCATTTTGAGTACAAACATTGAAAACAATATACACGataaaactaattattaatatttaatgaatATGTAAAAATGAGAGACCCGAGGAAACATTTTTTACAGTTAATATGTAAAACTTGGAAAAAATGGTTGCTTTTGCTCCTgcgaaaaaataaataaataaagtgtaaTCCTAATCTTgtgtttggttatacaaatctCAGTCTTAACACCTAAAATTGGTACAGCAAATCGAAAGGGAAGAAAGATCCATTCTGGACCCCGCTAAGGTTGTTTGGGCCTCGATCGGTGTGGTGTGGTGTGGAGCTCCCGACGGTAATCCGATGCAATTATATAGTGTTCATTCACACATCCATGacagtaaaaggaaaaataaagaaaggaaaacatacagatttacatggtttgacACTGAGCCTACATCCATAAGAATTTGAGGAGgaaaaaatccactataatatgcttattttacagtctctcaagATCTCTCATCCTCATTGTACAATGAATATTGAAGGTCTATCTCCTGGTGGAGACATCGTCGCTGGAGTTCCCATCGCCAAGTTGAAGAAGCccaatcatctcatttcctcCCTTTTATCACTTCCCCTCCCTCCTTTTTTATGTCACTTCCACCTTCTTCATATCAGCCTTTTGTCcctttcctctctcttcttattccacccccccaaaaaaaaaaaaaaaaatatttgggctACACCTAAGAAATACCAGAGCTTGTTATATTTTATCCCTTATATTCAATATCCATGGAAATTAACTTCTTTTTACTACAAAATAACTCGTACAAACTGTACACTTATTTTTCTAGTACCCTCTTGTATGACTTATATTTTCTCCGGTGCTACGCCTAGAGTTTCTCCCGATTCACCagttcatattatttttatttcgtaATATCGACttacaattttttctaattatctCCTGCAAGATAACATACAGAACTTTTTATATTTGGTACTTCCTCTATGGTCTCAGCCTTTTTCTCTccatatttgtatttaaaagcAAGGAAACATAGAAATTAATGATCATGTACAGCAAAACATTTTGATAGacaaagaacagaaaaagaaacGGAATTGTATTGGGCATTAAGAGTATGGCATAGGAACTTTGGATGGGAACTGCCATAATTAACACAGATCCCgtatacaaataattttcaccacTGTGAAAAGCACTCAGGCGGTGGCTACATCAATAGCAGCAGCAACGGCAAAAGTGGCCAAAGGTCTCAATATTGACCCACAAATCGAATTAGAGAAGAGCAAGTTCAATGCCATATATAGTGACTACAAAGGGTCTTCATGTTAGAATGTGTGCATGTTTATGTTCTTTAAACCTGCCTCTATTCATGTAGTACCCTGAGCCAGGAAGAGTCAGAGATTTGAGTTAAGAAACGGGAAACCAAGAAATGAATTtacggggaaaaaaaaaaaaatagtctatCTTCACATTTGAGAGTTTTTTTGATATTCCCTTAAATATTATTGAGAATTGAGTATCTCAAAAAATTAGCCACAGAAATTGAAAGATGGCATGGTGTTAACAACACAACCTGACCAAAATTGCATGCAGAGTGCGGAGTTTAGGGAACCAAGGAAACCTGACAACAGATACAAGCCACCACAATGCCAAGCAGAGCTCCAGCAAGAACCTGTGATGGATTGTGGCCAAGAAGTTCCTTGAGCTTTCTTTTGCTGATAGGATGTCCTTGAAACATGTCCTGAACGATCATATTAAGAACCTGCATTGCAGCAGTCACAATAATTCATGCAACAGCAAGAGATCTATTTGCAAGCAAGTTACAATAAGTGAcagtcaaaaagaaaattatcattGTCCAGGAAAGCCGCATTAAAGAAAGAATAACTCTCTAGAAACAAATTAGGACTTACTGAACTGCCAGCCTAAGCAAAGGGGTTTGAACCTGTAAAATGCATTAGCATAAGCCTCAAGACAAGGCTTAACCCAAAGATCCCTATCTCATTAGTAGAATACTAGTCGAAAGATCCACAACTTTGATACACACAAGGTTAAAGGTTCTCATCATCAAGCAACTTTGACAAGACACTTTCAAGAACCAAGAGAAAGGGCAGAAGGATGGTGGCCACCAAAACTTATTATATCCATTGTCGATCCGCTAGTTCAAAAGTTTCCAATCCTTGCAATGAGAGGAGCATGCTAACTTCACAATTTATTTTCCCTCCTGCTACTCATTGCCCTTACCAACTTGCACTGGATTTAATAAATTAGGTTGCCAACTGACTCAAATCAATGAGCTCTCCAGATAATGAGTGGATCCTCAAAAGTCAAATTAAGCACTTAAAAGCAGCT
Above is a genomic segment from Juglans microcarpa x Juglans regia isolate MS1-56 chromosome 1D, Jm3101_v1.0, whole genome shotgun sequence containing:
- the LOC121235987 gene encoding putative RING-H2 finger protein ATL21A produces the protein MFTVEDHLFLLLFLLPIIQAKQPCLLSNMCGRKSIPIRFPFQLRHEDQYQEGQNNSCGYPGFNLGCNTQGKTVLRLPYSGDFFVRMIDYEMQMIKLYDPDNCLPRRLLQFNLSGSPFVPAFSHEYTFFSCPSHSTKPGFIAMDCLSNSTTSFFATPSLSTLANSPSPTCKILTTLQVPVTEQDLFYDGFSADLNEDLQLTWSLPDCGKCEEQGFFCGFKNNTSQETGCLSSALKSGGLFNDLRVFRIICFSIFLPVMTCVIGVACFSCFTDRGRRNNTTTAGRSNSSQGVVAVVSAQPTIVVMGLDESTIQSYEKLVLGESRRLPGPNDGTCSICLSEYCNKDILRCIPDCKHCFHADCIDEWLRMNSTCPVCRNSPSPAHDHATSNNV